The following are encoded together in the Anaerostipes caccae L1-92 genome:
- a CDS encoding response regulator transcription factor, with the protein MSRVLIVEDELAIAELEKDYLELSSFEVEIETDGEKGLKLGLTEDFDMIILDIMLPGVDGFEICKQIREKKDIPILMVSAKKEDIDKIRGLGLGADDYITKPFSPSELVARVKAHLERYRRLVSSNTQENDVVEIRGLKIDKTARRVYLNGEEKAFTTKEFDLLTFLASHPNRVFTKEELFNKIWDMESLGDIATVTVHIKKIREKIELNTAKPQYIETIWGVGYRFKM; encoded by the coding sequence ATGAGTAGAGTTTTAATTGTAGAAGATGAACTGGCCATCGCAGAGCTTGAGAAGGATTATCTGGAGCTGAGTTCTTTTGAAGTAGAGATTGAGACGGATGGAGAGAAAGGTCTGAAACTGGGCCTTACCGAGGATTTTGATATGATCATTCTGGACATTATGCTTCCAGGTGTGGACGGCTTTGAGATCTGCAAGCAGATCCGGGAGAAAAAAGATATTCCGATCCTGATGGTATCTGCCAAGAAGGAGGATATCGATAAGATCCGGGGGCTGGGTCTGGGAGCAGATGACTATATTACAAAACCGTTCAGTCCGAGCGAACTGGTTGCCAGAGTAAAGGCTCATCTTGAGAGATACCGCCGTCTGGTATCCAGCAACACCCAGGAAAATGATGTAGTGGAGATCCGGGGACTCAAGATTGATAAAACCGCACGAAGAGTCTACCTGAACGGAGAAGAAAAGGCATTTACGACGAAAGAGTTTGACCTTTTAACTTTTCTTGCCAGCCATCCAAACAGGGTATTTACAAAAGAGGAATTATTTAATAAAATTTGGGATATGGAATCTCTCGGAGACATTGCCACGGTCACTGTCCATATTAAAAAGATTCGGGAGAAGATTGAACTTAACACTGCAAAGCCGCAGTATATTGAGACCATATGGGGTGTCGGATACCGGTTTAAGATGTAG
- the panB gene encoding 3-methyl-2-oxobutanoate hydroxymethyltransferase encodes MKNTVSTFQKMKENGEKISMLTAYDYSTAKLFDEAGIHSILVGDSLGMVMLGYDTTIPVTVEDMIHHGAAVVRGAKNALVVVDMPFMSYQTSVYDAVVNAGRIMKETEATAVKLEGGKDVCPHIEAIVKASIPVVAHIGLTPQSVNAFGGFKVQGKSEEAAKKLLEDALAVEAAGAFAVVLECVPAKLAKLISEKLRIPAIGIGAGADCDGQVLVYQDMLNMYGDFVPKFVKQFGNAGPVMKEAVQEYVKAVGEGTFPEEQHTFAINDDIIEKLY; translated from the coding sequence TTGAAGAACACAGTAAGTACATTTCAGAAGATGAAAGAAAACGGAGAAAAGATCTCCATGCTCACGGCTTATGACTATTCTACAGCCAAACTGTTTGATGAAGCCGGCATTCATTCAATTCTCGTGGGAGATTCCCTGGGGATGGTTATGCTAGGTTATGACACGACGATCCCGGTGACTGTGGAGGATATGATCCACCACGGCGCTGCAGTTGTGAGGGGAGCAAAGAATGCGCTTGTCGTAGTGGATATGCCGTTTATGTCCTACCAGACGTCTGTATACGATGCGGTGGTCAATGCCGGAAGGATCATGAAAGAGACAGAGGCCACGGCAGTCAAACTGGAAGGCGGAAAGGATGTGTGTCCGCATATTGAGGCCATCGTCAAAGCTTCCATCCCGGTTGTGGCCCACATCGGCCTCACGCCCCAGTCTGTCAATGCCTTTGGGGGATTTAAAGTGCAGGGCAAGAGCGAGGAAGCGGCGAAAAAGCTTTTGGAGGATGCCCTGGCAGTGGAAGCAGCCGGTGCATTTGCGGTCGTATTGGAATGTGTTCCCGCAAAACTTGCAAAGCTTATTTCTGAGAAACTCCGTATTCCGGCCATCGGCATCGGCGCAGGAGCAGACTGTGACGGTCAGGTCCTCGTTTACCAGGATATGCTGAATATGTACGGGGATTTTGTGCCGAAGTTTGTAAAGCAGTTCGGAAACGCAGGCCCGGTCATGAAAGAGGCGGTGCAGGAATATGTCAAGGCGGTAGGAGAAGGGACATTTCCGGAAGAACAGCACACATTTGCCATCAATGATGATATTATAGAGAAGTTGTATTAA
- a CDS encoding RluA family pseudouridine synthase has translation MRRKREVKVLYKDQDIAVCEKPAGMPTADDKSGDMDVFHSLKNQLFFEENLDREPELYVVHRLDRPVGGVMVFARTKEAAAELSRQIREHIFEKDYQAIVNGWLPEEDGVFTDYLLKDDKKNTSCTVPEETKGAKKAELSYEVLDMVETGEGKLTYCLIHLMTGRHHQIRVQFAVRGFGLYGDTKYNKKFQKTKKQYEEIGLYATRISFRHPVTGEACTFKAEPKGKAFFMLEELDAW, from the coding sequence ATGAGAAGAAAAAGAGAAGTAAAGGTACTTTACAAAGATCAGGATATTGCCGTCTGTGAAAAGCCGGCGGGGATGCCCACAGCCGATGACAAGAGCGGAGATATGGATGTATTTCACAGTCTTAAAAATCAGCTCTTTTTTGAGGAGAACCTTGACAGGGAGCCGGAGCTCTATGTGGTCCACCGGCTTGACCGTCCCGTGGGAGGCGTCATGGTGTTTGCCAGGACGAAGGAGGCTGCGGCAGAGCTGAGCCGCCAGATCAGAGAACATATATTTGAAAAGGATTATCAGGCCATTGTAAACGGCTGGCTCCCTGAAGAGGATGGGGTTTTTACGGATTATCTGCTGAAAGACGATAAGAAAAACACATCCTGCACCGTGCCGGAAGAAACGAAGGGGGCAAAGAAAGCGGAGCTGTCTTACGAGGTTTTGGATATGGTGGAGACAGGGGAAGGGAAACTTACCTACTGCCTGATTCATCTCATGACCGGGAGACACCATCAGATCCGGGTCCAGTTTGCCGTCAGAGGCTTTGGACTTTACGGTGACACGAAATACAATAAGAAGTTTCAAAAGACGAAGAAACAATATGAAGAGATAGGACTCTATGCTACCAGAATCAGTTTTCGGCATCCGGTGACCGGGGAGGCATGTACCTTTAAGGCGGAGCCGAAAGGGAAGGCGTTTTTTATGCTGGAAGAACTGGACGCCTGGTAG
- a CDS encoding carbohydrate kinase family protein, translating into MKKVVVAGCLCLDITPEFHDSQEKRKTASEWFLPGKLLQVGEASIHTGGAVANTGLAFRHFGADVSLMGKVGNDAFGKLVLDILNRHGGSRGAAVSEECSTAYTIVLAPPGVDRIFFHNPGANDTFGLRDINFDEIAGADLFHLGYPTIMRRMFEHPEELLEIYRRVKELGVKTSLDLTLIEEDCDAAHTDWKKLFQKLLPSVDFFVPSAEEICFLIDKERYHEWIERASGRDLTEVLDIEKDITPLADRLLQWGAGSVLIKCGVKGLYLKTGENLEMPEEWQDKELFEPSFQADRVRSATGAGDVTIAAFLTGLLEGKDPGRCLQLGAAAGASCVTEYDSLSGLLSMEEMEQKIDRGWEKISIK; encoded by the coding sequence ATGAAAAAAGTAGTAGTTGCAGGATGCCTTTGTCTGGATATCACGCCTGAATTCCACGACAGCCAGGAAAAGAGAAAAACTGCTTCAGAGTGGTTTCTGCCGGGCAAACTTCTGCAGGTGGGCGAAGCGTCGATCCATACCGGGGGAGCCGTTGCAAATACCGGACTTGCGTTCAGACATTTTGGCGCGGATGTGTCGCTGATGGGAAAGGTGGGAAATGACGCTTTTGGGAAACTCGTGCTGGATATTTTAAATCGTCATGGGGGAAGCCGCGGAGCTGCGGTATCGGAAGAGTGTTCGACAGCTTATACCATTGTTCTTGCGCCTCCTGGAGTCGACCGAATCTTTTTTCACAATCCGGGAGCGAATGATACCTTTGGATTGAGAGACATAAATTTTGATGAAATTGCGGGAGCCGATCTCTTTCATCTCGGTTATCCCACGATCATGAGGCGTATGTTTGAACATCCGGAGGAACTTCTGGAAATCTATCGCCGTGTAAAAGAGCTTGGGGTGAAGACTTCTCTGGATCTGACACTGATCGAGGAAGACTGCGATGCGGCACATACTGACTGGAAGAAGCTGTTTCAAAAGCTGCTCCCAAGCGTAGACTTTTTTGTGCCGAGTGCCGAGGAAATTTGTTTTCTGATTGACAAAGAGAGATATCATGAATGGATAGAAAGGGCATCCGGAAGAGATTTGACAGAGGTGCTCGACATAGAGAAAGATATTACGCCGCTGGCAGACAGGCTTCTTCAATGGGGAGCAGGGTCCGTGCTGATAAAATGCGGTGTCAAAGGATTGTACCTAAAGACCGGGGAAAATTTAGAAATGCCGGAAGAATGGCAGGACAAAGAACTGTTTGAGCCAAGCTTTCAGGCAGACAGAGTCCGTTCTGCAACGGGGGCAGGAGATGTGACGATTGCCGCTTTCCTTACAGGCCTTCTGGAGGGAAAAGATCCCGGCCGATGTCTTCAGCTGGGTGCAGCGGCGGGAGCCTCCTGTGTCACAGAGTATGACTCGTTGAGCGGACTGCTGAGCATGGAGGAAATGGAACAAAAGATAGACAGAGGATGGGAAAAGATTTCTATAAAATAA
- a CDS encoding nicotinate phosphoribosyltransferase — protein MMTRNFTLLTDLYELTMMQGYYKSGNDETVIFDVFYRDNPSGSGYAIACGLELVIDYIKNLSFSYEDIDYLRSLDIFDEDFLEYLAGYHFTGDIYAIPEGTVVFPMEPLLKVIAPMMEAQLIETAILNIINHQSLIATKASRVVYAAGGSGVMEFGLRRAQGADAGTYGARAAVIGGCDGTSNVLAGKMFDLPVLGTHAHSWIMSFPDEYTAFKTYASLYPDACMLLVDTYDTLKSGVPNAIRVFKELRDEGLHPRKIGIRLDSGDLAYLSKKARAMLDDAGFPEAIISASSDLDENLIQSLKLQGAPITSWGVGTKLITSSDCPAFGGVYKLAAAKHQGEKDFTAKIKISENPAKVTNPGNKTVYRIYDKTTGKIRADLICLTDEVYSSKEDLVIFDPIATWKKSTIIDGTYILRELLVPVFLKGQCVYENPSAMEIRDYCTGELNTLWDETRRLVNPQNVYVDLSKPLYDLKNQLLSQKA, from the coding sequence ATGATGACTCGAAATTTTACATTGCTGACGGACCTTTATGAACTGACCATGATGCAGGGATATTACAAGTCCGGCAATGACGAGACCGTGATTTTTGACGTCTTTTACCGGGACAATCCTTCCGGCAGCGGCTATGCCATTGCCTGCGGACTTGAGCTGGTCATTGATTATATCAAAAACCTGTCTTTCTCATATGAAGATATTGACTACTTGCGAAGCCTTGACATATTTGATGAAGATTTCCTGGAATACCTTGCAGGATACCATTTTACCGGTGATATTTATGCCATTCCGGAAGGCACTGTTGTCTTTCCGATGGAGCCGCTCCTGAAGGTGATCGCTCCCATGATGGAAGCCCAGCTGATTGAGACTGCTATATTAAATATTATTAATCATCAGAGCCTGATCGCCACGAAAGCCTCCCGCGTCGTCTATGCGGCTGGCGGAAGCGGTGTTATGGAGTTCGGGCTGAGACGTGCCCAGGGAGCTGATGCAGGGACTTACGGTGCCAGAGCTGCTGTGATCGGCGGATGTGACGGCACCTCCAATGTACTTGCCGGGAAAATGTTTGACCTTCCGGTGCTGGGCACCCATGCCCACAGCTGGATCATGAGTTTTCCGGACGAATATACAGCATTTAAGACCTATGCCTCTCTGTATCCGGATGCATGTATGCTTCTGGTAGACACTTATGACACATTAAAATCCGGTGTTCCCAACGCCATCCGGGTCTTTAAGGAATTAAGAGATGAGGGACTGCATCCCAGAAAAATCGGAATCCGCTTAGACAGCGGAGATCTTGCCTACCTTTCTAAAAAAGCGAGGGCTATGCTGGACGATGCAGGATTTCCCGAAGCCATTATCTCCGCCTCCAGCGATCTGGATGAGAACCTCATTCAGAGTTTAAAGCTCCAGGGCGCTCCGATTACCTCCTGGGGAGTCGGCACCAAGCTTATTACCTCCTCAGACTGCCCTGCCTTCGGTGGTGTATATAAGCTTGCAGCTGCAAAGCATCAGGGTGAAAAAGACTTTACGGCAAAGATCAAGATCTCAGAAAACCCCGCCAAAGTTACAAATCCGGGAAATAAAACTGTTTATCGGATTTATGACAAGACTACAGGCAAGATCCGTGCGGATTTGATCTGCCTGACAGACGAAGTTTATTCCAGCAAAGAGGACCTGGTCATATTTGACCCGATCGCTACCTGGAAAAAATCCACGATTATAGACGGAACCTATATACTCAGAGAACTTCTGGTTCCCGTGTTTCTGAAAGGGCAGTGTGTCTACGAAAATCCTTCAGCTATGGAGATCAGAGATTACTGTACCGGAGAGCTCAACACTCTGTGGGACGAGACACGGCGTTTAGTCAATCCTCAAAATGTCTATGTGGATCTCTCTAAACCTTTGTATGATTTAAAAAATCAGCTGCTGTCCCAAAAGGCGTAA
- the coaBC gene encoding bifunctional phosphopantothenoylcysteine decarboxylase/phosphopantothenate--cysteine ligase CoaBC, whose protein sequence is MLSGKTIVLGVTGSVAAYKMANMASMLIKRGCEVHVIMTENATNFINPIAFESLTNTKCLVETFDRNFQFHVAHVSLAKKADAMLIAPASANVIGKIAGGIADDMLTTTVMACKSPVLIAPAMNTNMYENPILQDNLEKLRTYGYTVIEPASGHLACGDTGAGKMPSEEVLMAYIERAVHRPKDLAGKKVLITAGPTREAICPVRYITNHSTGKMGYALAKTAMLRGADVTLVTGPTEIKPPMFVTTVPVVSAADMYEAVMSRKKEQDIIIKSAAVADYTPAQVSDEKMKKTDGDMSIPLVRTKDILQELGHTKEEGQFICGFSMETQNMLENSRKKLKKKQIDMIAANNLKESGAGFGTDTNVVTLITKDQEKQLPMMSKEDVADAILDFIKTS, encoded by the coding sequence ATGCTGAGTGGAAAAACAATCGTCCTGGGTGTCACGGGAAGCGTGGCGGCCTATAAGATGGCGAACATGGCGAGCATGCTCATAAAAAGGGGATGTGAAGTCCATGTGATCATGACAGAAAATGCAACCAACTTTATCAATCCCATTGCATTTGAATCACTGACCAATACAAAATGTCTGGTGGAAACTTTTGACCGGAATTTTCAATTTCATGTGGCGCATGTGTCACTGGCAAAGAAAGCAGACGCCATGCTGATCGCTCCGGCTTCTGCCAATGTGATCGGAAAGATCGCAGGCGGAATTGCGGACGACATGCTGACAACGACTGTGATGGCATGCAAAAGCCCTGTTCTGATCGCACCCGCTATGAATACAAATATGTATGAGAACCCTATTCTTCAGGACAATCTTGAGAAACTCAGAACCTACGGTTATACGGTCATTGAACCGGCCAGCGGACATCTGGCCTGCGGAGATACAGGCGCAGGGAAAATGCCCTCTGAGGAAGTTCTCATGGCTTATATTGAGCGGGCTGTGCACCGGCCAAAAGATCTTGCAGGGAAAAAGGTGCTGATTACTGCCGGACCCACGAGAGAAGCAATTTGCCCTGTGCGGTATATCACCAATCACTCCACAGGGAAGATGGGCTATGCCCTGGCAAAGACGGCAATGCTCCGGGGTGCTGATGTGACCCTGGTTACCGGCCCGACAGAGATTAAGCCGCCGATGTTCGTTACCACAGTGCCGGTTGTGAGTGCGGCCGATATGTATGAGGCTGTCATGAGCAGAAAAAAGGAACAGGACATCATCATTAAATCAGCGGCTGTGGCGGATTACACTCCGGCGCAGGTGAGCGATGAGAAGATGAAAAAGACCGATGGGGATATGTCTATTCCGCTCGTGCGGACAAAAGATATTTTACAGGAGCTGGGTCATACAAAAGAAGAAGGCCAGTTTATCTGCGGTTTTTCCATGGAGACTCAGAACATGCTGGAGAATTCCAGAAAGAAACTTAAGAAAAAGCAGATCGATATGATCGCAGCCAACAATCTGAAAGAGTCCGGAGCGGGATTCGGTACGGATACCAATGTTGTAACTTTGATCACCAAAGACCAGGAAAAACAGCTTCCGATGATGTCCAAAGAAGACGTGGCAGATGCCATTTTAGATTTTATTAAAACTTCATAA
- the panD gene encoding aspartate 1-decarboxylase yields the protein MKLTMLKGKIHRATVRQAELDYVGSITVDPELMEAAGILEYEKVAIVDINNGSRFETYTIAGEPGSGMICLNGAAARCVSQGDKIIIMCYAEMTPKEAEEHKPKVVFVDDNNKITRLTSYEKHGRLEDM from the coding sequence ATGAAGCTTACAATGTTAAAAGGAAAAATTCACAGGGCAACCGTAAGACAGGCGGAGCTGGACTATGTGGGAAGTATTACGGTGGACCCCGAACTTATGGAGGCGGCAGGCATTCTGGAATATGAAAAGGTGGCCATTGTTGACATCAACAACGGCAGCAGGTTTGAGACATATACCATTGCCGGAGAGCCGGGGAGCGGCATGATCTGTTTAAACGGGGCGGCGGCACGCTGTGTATCCCAGGGAGACAAGATCATCATAATGTGTTATGCTGAAATGACACCAAAAGAGGCAGAAGAACACAAGCCAAAAGTTGTGTTTGTAGATGACAATAACAAGATCACCCGCCTGACCAGCTATGAAAAACATGGCCGGCTGGAGGATATGTAG
- the hisA gene encoding phosphoribosylformimino-5-aminoimidazole carboxamide ribotide isomerase, which translates to MKFRPCIDIHNGKIKQIVGGSLLDKGDQADENFVSVHDGGFYGKLYRKHRLSGGHIIILNPKSSEYYDADVREALAALREFPGGLQVGGGITDENASFFIEQGASHVIVTSFVFSAGMIRLERLKKLSDLVGREHLVLDFSCRKRDGAYYIVTDRWQKFTDTIFTKERLEEMEEYCSEFLVHGVDVEGKGQGIDEELVRILGSYMGNPVTYAGGIKDFADLELIKREGRNRVDVTVGSALDLFGGPMEFERVLGYCD; encoded by the coding sequence ATGAAATTCAGGCCGTGCATTGATATTCATAACGGAAAGATTAAGCAGATTGTGGGAGGCAGCCTGCTGGACAAAGGAGACCAAGCAGATGAAAATTTTGTTTCGGTACATGACGGAGGCTTTTATGGTAAACTATACAGAAAGCACCGTTTATCCGGAGGCCATATCATCATACTGAATCCCAAAAGCTCAGAGTATTATGATGCGGATGTCCGGGAGGCATTGGCGGCACTGCGTGAATTTCCGGGAGGTCTTCAGGTTGGAGGCGGCATCACTGATGAGAACGCATCCTTTTTTATCGAACAGGGGGCATCCCATGTGATCGTCACTTCCTTTGTATTTTCCGCAGGTATGATCCGGCTTGAGAGACTGAAAAAGCTTTCGGATCTTGTGGGGCGGGAGCATCTGGTGCTGGATTTCAGCTGCAGGAAGAGGGACGGAGCGTATTATATCGTTACAGACCGCTGGCAGAAATTTACAGACACCATTTTTACAAAAGAGCGATTAGAGGAGATGGAAGAATACTGCTCCGAATTTCTCGTTCATGGGGTCGACGTGGAAGGAAAGGGACAGGGCATCGATGAGGAACTGGTCCGGATTCTTGGAAGCTACATGGGAAACCCTGTAACATACGCGGGAGGTATAAAAGATTTTGCCGACCTTGAACTAATCAAAAGAGAAGGAAGAAACAGAGTGGATGTGACCGTCGGCAGCGCTCTGGATTTATTCGGCGGACCTATGGAATTTGAAAGAGTCCTTGGCTATTGTGATTGA
- a CDS encoding lysophospholipid acyltransferase family protein → MIRFFADIVYLFFFLTLTFPLYPLFDHWNKTGQEHRRTEKAQSMIMNAFKTCLKFAGTKVIVDGRENIPEDTAVLYVGNHSSYYDILCSYVATPHGAGFFAKNEMGKIPCLSHWMTFINCLFLDRKNIKEGMKTINKGTEYLKNGFSMVIFPEGTRSQDEDPHTFKEGSLRPALKAKVPVIPMAISGTADILENNKKYTVKPTEVHITFGRPIYPDQLDRQAQKHLGAAVREEIIEMRKKHKTMA, encoded by the coding sequence ATGATTCGTTTTTTTGCTGATATCGTATATCTGTTTTTCTTTTTGACTCTGACCTTTCCGCTGTATCCTCTCTTTGATCATTGGAACAAAACCGGGCAGGAACACCGCAGAACCGAAAAGGCACAATCTATGATCATGAATGCCTTTAAAACCTGTCTGAAGTTTGCAGGAACCAAAGTCATCGTGGACGGACGTGAAAATATACCCGAAGACACTGCAGTCCTGTATGTTGGAAACCACAGCAGTTATTATGACATCCTCTGCAGCTACGTGGCAACACCCCACGGCGCCGGCTTCTTCGCCAAAAATGAGATGGGTAAGATCCCTTGTCTCAGCCACTGGATGACGTTCATCAACTGCCTGTTTTTGGACAGAAAGAATATTAAAGAAGGTATGAAAACCATCAACAAAGGCACCGAATACCTGAAAAATGGGTTTTCCATGGTCATCTTTCCGGAGGGTACCAGAAGTCAGGATGAAGATCCCCATACATTTAAAGAAGGAAGCTTAAGACCAGCTCTCAAGGCAAAGGTACCGGTCATCCCTATGGCTATCAGCGGTACAGCGGATATTCTGGAGAACAACAAAAAATACACTGTGAAGCCTACAGAGGTCCATATCACATTCGGCCGGCCGATCTATCCGGACCAGCTGGACCGCCAGGCCCAGAAACACCTGGGGGCGGCAGTTCGTGAAGAAATTATCGAAATGAGAAAAAAACATAAGACAATGGCCTGA
- a CDS encoding sensor histidine kinase, which produces MKVVNKVRIIFLPAIILPIFLMVVSIAALSVGYIRTTNENIYSNGIEGFANPLKTMNNETKSCFNDLKRSAIENPAAFEDADYLKRINQRLKEKESYLVIRKGKTIIYRGTKEDHTETEKKLPRFGSEISSQDSGVFLGKPENFLVKQQDFQYTDGSKGSAFILTDLETVLPHYKNIISQVFFSIVAILILTSFLLSWFMYSEFIRPLKKLKEGADRIKEGNLDDDVEINSKDEIGELCASFNAMRAELKESIEARIIYEKQNRDLISNISHDLKTPITAIKGYVEGIMDGVADTPEKMDRYIKTIYNKANDMDVLINELSLYSKIDSNIIPYNFRKIDINAYFKDCVDEIGSDLEQKGMMFSYSNYCSANVAVMADPEQLKRVMNNIINNACKYTNKAKGKVSITLKELDRKIQVAIKDNGIGISKEDLPNIFRRTYRADMSRNSAGGSGLGLSICKKIIEEHGGEIWAESRLRSGTTIFFTLNKIADTQEEESNE; this is translated from the coding sequence ATGAAAGTAGTGAACAAAGTAAGAATTATATTTTTGCCAGCGATTATACTGCCGATTTTCTTGATGGTAGTATCAATCGCTGCTTTAAGTGTAGGGTATATCCGGACAACCAACGAAAACATATATTCCAATGGAATCGAAGGATTCGCCAATCCGTTAAAGACGATGAACAATGAGACCAAGTCCTGTTTCAACGACTTGAAGAGGAGTGCCATTGAGAATCCCGCGGCCTTTGAGGATGCAGATTACTTAAAGAGGATCAATCAGAGGTTAAAAGAAAAAGAGTCCTATCTGGTCATCAGAAAGGGAAAGACGATCATATATAGGGGAACAAAAGAAGATCACACCGAGACGGAGAAGAAACTTCCCAGATTCGGGAGTGAAATCAGCAGCCAGGACAGCGGAGTATTTCTCGGGAAACCGGAAAATTTTCTTGTCAAGCAGCAGGACTTTCAGTATACCGACGGAAGCAAAGGCTCTGCGTTTATTCTGACAGATTTGGAGACGGTGCTGCCTCATTATAAGAATATCATAAGCCAGGTCTTCTTTTCGATTGTGGCCATCCTGATCCTCACCAGTTTTCTGCTCTCATGGTTTATGTACTCTGAGTTCATAAGGCCGTTAAAGAAACTCAAAGAAGGTGCAGACCGGATCAAGGAGGGCAACTTAGACGACGATGTGGAGATCAACAGCAAGGATGAGATCGGGGAACTCTGCGCTTCCTTTAATGCCATGCGGGCGGAATTAAAAGAGTCTATTGAGGCAAGAATTATCTATGAAAAGCAGAACCGCGATCTGATCAGCAACATTTCCCATGACTTAAAGACGCCGATCACGGCCATCAAAGGATATGTTGAGGGGATCATGGACGGAGTGGCGGACACGCCGGAGAAGATGGACCGGTACATTAAGACGATCTACAACAAGGCCAACGACATGGATGTGCTGATCAATGAGCTGTCCCTGTATTCCAAGATCGATTCCAACATTATACCTTATAATTTCAGGAAGATCGATATCAACGCCTACTTCAAAGACTGTGTGGATGAGATCGGTTCAGATCTGGAGCAGAAGGGAATGATGTTCTCATACAGCAACTACTGTTCCGCAAATGTAGCGGTCATGGCTGATCCTGAACAGCTGAAGCGGGTGATGAACAACATCATCAACAATGCCTGCAAGTATACTAATAAAGCAAAGGGCAAGGTCAGCATTACGTTAAAAGAGCTGGACCGCAAGATTCAGGTTGCGATCAAAGACAACGGTATCGGTATTTCCAAAGAGGATCTGCCGAATATTTTCCGCAGAACCTACCGCGCGGATATGTCCAGGAATTCTGCCGGAGGCAGCGGACTGGGCCTTTCTATCTGTAAGAAGATCATTGAAGAACATGGGGGAGAGATATGGGCGGAGAGCAGGCTGCGCTCCGGCACCACAATATTTTTTACATTAAATAAAATCGCAGACACCCAGGAGGAAGAGAGTAATGAGTAG
- the panC gene encoding pantoate--beta-alanine ligase encodes MIIVSTVEEVRKQIKEWKMQGQSIGFVPTMGYLHEGHKSLIDCARKENDRVVVSIFVNPMQFGPAEDLADYPRDLEHDTQICESAGTDLIFHPEPEEMYDGDFCSFVDMSVLTEGLCGKTRPVHFRGVCTVVTKLFNIVTPDRAYFGQKDGQQLAVIRRMVRDLNMDICIVGCPIVREEDGLAKSSRNTYLSPEERKAALVLSQAVRLGAELAKTEKDAKKVVLAMKDKIQTEPLARIDYVEAVDALSMQPVKTLEGGCMLAMAVYIGKTRLIDNVLV; translated from the coding sequence ATGATAATTGTCAGTACAGTAGAGGAAGTCAGGAAACAGATAAAAGAGTGGAAGATGCAGGGGCAGAGCATCGGATTCGTGCCGACTATGGGATATCTCCATGAAGGGCATAAAAGTCTGATAGACTGTGCACGGAAAGAAAACGACAGAGTCGTCGTGAGTATTTTTGTAAATCCGATGCAGTTCGGTCCGGCGGAGGATCTGGCCGATTATCCGAGAGATCTGGAACATGATACACAGATCTGTGAGAGTGCAGGGACAGATCTGATCTTTCATCCGGAACCGGAGGAAATGTATGACGGTGACTTCTGCTCTTTCGTTGATATGAGCGTTTTGACGGAAGGGCTCTGTGGGAAAACAAGGCCGGTGCATTTCCGGGGAGTCTGCACGGTTGTCACGAAACTTTTCAATATTGTAACTCCGGACAGAGCCTATTTTGGGCAGAAGGACGGCCAGCAGCTGGCGGTGATCAGGCGCATGGTGAGAGACCTGAATATGGATATCTGTATTGTGGGCTGTCCGATTGTAAGAGAAGAAGACGGGCTCGCCAAGAGTTCCAGAAATACATATCTCTCACCGGAGGAGAGAAAGGCCGCGCTGGTTCTGAGTCAGGCGGTGCGGCTCGGCGCGGAGCTTGCCAAGACCGAAAAGGATGCCAAAAAGGTTGTTTTGGCCATGAAGGATAAGATACAGACAGAACCGCTGGCAAGGATTGATTATGTTGAGGCGGTGGACGCTCTGTCCATGCAGCCGGTGAAGACCCTGGAAGGCGGCTGTATGCTGGCGATGGCAGTTTATATCGGTAAAACAAGGCTGATTGATAATGTGTTAGTGTAA